One region of Jonesiaceae bacterium BS-20 genomic DNA includes:
- the argJ gene encoding bifunctional glutamate N-acetyltransferase/amino-acid acetyltransferase ArgJ produces MSVTTAKGFTAAGVRAGLKSTGNKDVALVVNNGPLDVAAAVVTSNRVFAAPVRWIKEVIPAGKAKAVVLNSAGANACTGEPGYQDTVATAQYVADQLKVSAQEVLVCSTGLIGVRLDMAKLLGGVDHAVENLHNQNGHDAALAIMTTDTKPKEAAGGGAGWHVGGMAKGAGMLAPGLATMLCVITTDAVISAEVADRALRVATGQTFDRVDSDGCMSTNDTVILLASGASGVEVDEADFTEQLVAVSADLSRQLVADAEGASHDIAVSVIGATTEQAAVAVARAVTRSNLFKAAVFGNDPNWGRVLSAVGTVPPELAPFDADAIDVAINGVRVCIAGGVGEDRDLVDLSANREVTVDIYLHAGQATATVWTNDLTHDYVHENSAYSS; encoded by the coding sequence ATGAGCGTAACCACCGCCAAAGGATTTACCGCCGCCGGTGTGCGCGCGGGACTCAAATCAACCGGCAACAAGGACGTAGCCCTCGTTGTGAACAACGGGCCGCTCGACGTTGCCGCCGCCGTGGTCACCTCTAACCGCGTCTTTGCCGCCCCCGTGCGCTGGATCAAGGAAGTCATTCCTGCGGGTAAGGCCAAGGCCGTAGTGCTGAACTCAGCCGGAGCCAACGCCTGCACCGGTGAACCCGGATACCAAGACACGGTAGCAACCGCCCAGTATGTGGCCGACCAACTCAAGGTCAGTGCGCAAGAAGTGCTCGTGTGCTCAACCGGTCTGATTGGTGTGCGCCTGGATATGGCCAAGTTGCTTGGCGGCGTGGACCACGCGGTTGAAAACCTGCACAACCAAAATGGCCACGACGCTGCGCTCGCAATCATGACCACGGACACCAAGCCAAAAGAGGCAGCCGGCGGGGGAGCAGGCTGGCACGTAGGCGGTATGGCCAAGGGAGCTGGCATGCTCGCACCCGGGCTGGCTACCATGCTGTGCGTGATCACCACTGACGCCGTCATCTCCGCCGAGGTAGCTGACCGCGCACTGCGGGTAGCGACCGGGCAGACCTTTGACCGTGTGGACTCCGATGGTTGTATGTCCACCAACGACACCGTCATCTTGCTGGCGTCCGGCGCCAGCGGGGTCGAGGTAGACGAGGCTGACTTTACCGAGCAACTCGTTGCCGTGTCCGCTGACCTGTCCCGCCAGCTCGTGGCCGATGCCGAGGGAGCCTCCCACGACATTGCCGTGTCAGTCATTGGTGCGACCACCGAACAGGCAGCCGTTGCGGTTGCCCGCGCAGTGACCCGTTCCAACCTGTTCAAGGCCGCCGTGTTTGGCAACGACCCCAACTGGGGCCGGGTGCTATCCGCGGTAGGCACTGTGCCACCCGAGTTAGCCCCCTTTGACGCAGACGCAATAGACGTAGCCATCAACGGTGTACGGGTCTGTATTGCCGGGGGCGTGGGCGAAGACCGCGACCTAGTAGACCTTTCCGCAAACCGGGAAGTCACCGTGGACATCTACCTGCACGCAGGCCAAGCAACCGCAACCGTATGGACCAATGACCTAACCCATGACTATGTTCATGAGAATAGTGCGTACTCATCATGA
- a CDS encoding acetylornithine transaminase, with protein sequence MSADLTVQDNRDSQGHEVATSGSEWTKRYSGAIMDTFGLPQTVLVRGEGVYVWDADGKKYLDLLAGIAVNVLGHAHPTLTAAISAQLGTLGHVSNFFGTPAQITLAETLLNLAQAPSESRVFFTNSGTEANEAAFKMARRTGRPRILALEGAFHGRTMGALALTHKPDYRAPFEPLPGGVEFLPFGDFCALEAAFATGGDQIAAMFVEPLQGEAGVRSLPAGYLAKVRELTSQHGALMILDEVQTGVARTGAWFAHQLPEIGEGITPDAMTLAKGLGGGIPIGAVIAYGKAATLLGRGQHGTTFGGNPVASAAALATLGVIDRDSVMANVNAVGQYVRSQILGLNHPLIKAVRGHGLLIAVEFTDAISAQVTARALAAGFIINAVNPSAIRLAPPLVITKEQIQPFIDFLGQLPNEAGAFTQ encoded by the coding sequence ATGAGCGCGGATCTTACGGTGCAGGATAACCGGGACAGCCAAGGCCACGAGGTTGCTACTTCCGGTTCGGAGTGGACCAAGCGGTACTCGGGCGCCATCATGGACACGTTTGGGCTACCCCAAACGGTTCTAGTGCGCGGCGAGGGCGTGTACGTCTGGGACGCGGATGGCAAGAAGTACCTGGACCTACTAGCCGGCATTGCCGTCAACGTACTTGGTCACGCCCACCCCACCCTGACCGCGGCAATCAGTGCCCAGCTGGGCACGCTAGGCCACGTATCTAACTTCTTTGGCACCCCAGCCCAGATCACGCTTGCGGAAACCCTGCTGAACCTAGCGCAGGCTCCGAGCGAATCACGGGTATTCTTCACCAACTCGGGGACCGAGGCCAACGAGGCGGCCTTCAAAATGGCTCGCCGCACCGGGCGCCCAAGAATCCTTGCACTCGAGGGGGCCTTCCACGGCCGGACCATGGGCGCGCTTGCGCTGACCCACAAGCCGGATTACCGGGCGCCGTTTGAACCGCTGCCTGGTGGGGTGGAGTTCTTACCTTTTGGCGACTTTTGTGCACTTGAGGCGGCCTTTGCCACCGGCGGCGACCAAATTGCGGCCATGTTTGTTGAGCCACTGCAGGGTGAGGCGGGCGTACGCAGCCTGCCGGCCGGGTACCTGGCCAAGGTGCGCGAACTTACCAGCCAACATGGTGCACTCATGATCCTGGACGAGGTCCAAACCGGTGTGGCCCGTACGGGTGCCTGGTTTGCCCACCAACTCCCTGAGATTGGTGAGGGAATCACCCCGGACGCCATGACCCTGGCCAAGGGCTTGGGTGGCGGGATCCCCATTGGAGCCGTTATTGCCTACGGTAAGGCCGCAACCCTTTTGGGCCGCGGCCAACACGGGACCACCTTTGGTGGCAACCCGGTTGCCTCAGCGGCGGCGTTGGCAACACTCGGTGTCATTGACCGGGACAGCGTCATGGCCAATGTGAACGCCGTGGGCCAGTACGTGCGCAGCCAAATCTTAGGTCTGAACCACCCGCTAATCAAGGCTGTGCGCGGACACGGCCTGCTCATCGCGGTTGAGTTCACAGACGCGATCAGTGCGCAGGTTACGGCCCGGGCTCTTGCCGCCGGATTCATCATTAACGCGGTTAACCCCAGCGCAATCCGGTTGGCCCCACCGCTGGTGATCACCAAGGAACAGATCCAACCGTTCATCGACTTCTTGGGCCAACTACCCAACGAGGCCGGCGCGTTTACCCAGTAG
- the argC gene encoding N-acetyl-gamma-glutamyl-phosphate reductase — protein sequence MHMTFSVAVAGASGYAGGEALRILANHPGVTVGAVTAHSNAGSLLGQHQSHIRSLKGRVLLPTTVESLAGHDVVILALPHGASAEIAAALPKETLVIDLGADHRLQDGAAWEEYYHSPHAGTWPYGMPELLLVGEGPAKQRENLVGARRIAVPGCNVTAATLGLAPGIVKNVIDPIDIVTVLAVGYSGAGKALKTNLLASEAMGSAVPYAVGGSHRHIPELVQNLKRAGAGDVTVSFTPVLVPMSRGILATATAKLAPGTPEPTNEELHAIWSAAYADEPFVEVLPFGVWPATAPTTGANTAHIQVGYDKKAGRVITVTAIDNLVKGTAGAAIQSMNIALGLPEEQGLTTQGVAP from the coding sequence ATGCACATGACGTTTTCGGTAGCAGTTGCAGGAGCCAGTGGGTACGCGGGCGGAGAAGCCTTGCGGATCCTAGCAAATCACCCGGGTGTAACCGTAGGTGCGGTCACGGCGCACTCCAACGCGGGGTCACTCTTGGGTCAACATCAGTCGCATATACGCAGTCTCAAGGGCCGAGTGTTGCTCCCAACCACGGTTGAGAGCCTTGCCGGACACGATGTAGTTATTCTAGCCTTGCCGCACGGTGCGAGCGCAGAGATTGCCGCCGCGTTGCCTAAGGAAACCCTTGTCATTGATTTAGGGGCAGACCACCGGTTGCAGGACGGCGCCGCATGGGAAGAGTACTACCACAGCCCACACGCGGGGACCTGGCCATATGGCATGCCAGAACTGCTTCTGGTTGGAGAGGGTCCGGCTAAGCAACGCGAGAACCTTGTCGGTGCGCGCCGCATTGCCGTGCCGGGCTGCAACGTGACCGCAGCGACCCTGGGCCTTGCCCCGGGCATCGTGAAGAACGTGATTGACCCAATCGATATTGTGACCGTTCTAGCCGTGGGCTACTCGGGCGCCGGTAAGGCGCTCAAGACTAACCTGCTTGCCTCCGAGGCCATGGGCTCGGCCGTGCCATACGCGGTCGGCGGCAGCCACCGCCACATTCCCGAGCTGGTCCAAAACCTTAAGCGGGCTGGCGCGGGCGATGTCACCGTTTCCTTCACGCCTGTGCTTGTGCCCATGTCCCGGGGAATCCTAGCCACGGCTACCGCAAAGTTGGCTCCCGGAACACCCGAGCCAACCAACGAGGAACTGCACGCGATCTGGTCAGCCGCCTACGCGGATGAACCATTTGTTGAGGTTCTGCCATTTGGTGTGTGGCCGGCAACGGCTCCAACCACTGGAGCGAACACCGCCCACATCCAGGTGGGCTATGACAAGAAGGCTGGCCGGGTTATTACCGTGACAGCCATTGACAACCTAGTCAAGGGCACCGCGGGTGCCGCCATCCAATCCATGAACATTGCCCTGGGTCTGCCAGAGGAACAGGGACTGACTACGCAGGGAGTAGCGCCATGA
- a CDS encoding peptidoglycan-binding domain-containing protein, translating into MAMRSLALIGLACLAVGAGVGAFVFPQQLGQSLEPLPRVQEVSVSTRLFEGDQQLRMTPTVSASQALVSPANGRVTKLECSAGEQWKAGDALFHVDGQPVVGLHTTEPFWRDLEIGAKGSDVKQLQQALTELKYNVSESGTFDRSTSAAVSKLLQDHGGKATKTFSLSSFLWLPNPSQTISACNITVGQTISAETEVAIAGGTLESIAVELPTDTEFARLVHMGDMSIALPESGAITDGSFLQAVAQSPQFSQWQEDPARPVTLTSTYDQAIDVSVIPPAAVIGTSGTDQACVATPAGNRWVTVVGSELGQTFVQGDLPATVTVGNPEGVACE; encoded by the coding sequence ATGGCTATGAGATCACTCGCTCTTATTGGATTGGCCTGTTTGGCAGTAGGCGCTGGCGTGGGAGCTTTTGTGTTCCCCCAGCAATTAGGGCAATCCCTTGAACCACTGCCGCGGGTACAAGAAGTCTCAGTTTCAACTCGCCTGTTTGAAGGTGATCAGCAACTGCGCATGACACCTACAGTCAGTGCTTCACAGGCTCTGGTCTCCCCTGCGAACGGGCGGGTGACCAAACTGGAGTGTAGTGCCGGGGAACAGTGGAAAGCTGGCGATGCACTATTCCATGTTGATGGGCAGCCCGTCGTTGGATTACACACTACGGAACCATTTTGGCGTGACCTTGAGATTGGCGCCAAAGGCAGTGACGTCAAGCAACTACAACAAGCTCTTACCGAGTTAAAGTACAACGTGTCCGAGTCGGGCACTTTTGACAGGTCAACGAGTGCCGCAGTTTCAAAACTGCTACAAGATCACGGTGGCAAGGCGACAAAGACATTCTCCTTATCCTCATTCCTGTGGCTGCCCAACCCAAGCCAAACCATCTCCGCCTGCAACATTACTGTTGGCCAAACCATCTCCGCAGAAACGGAAGTCGCCATTGCCGGTGGCACACTCGAGTCCATTGCGGTCGAGCTACCCACTGATACCGAATTTGCACGGCTAGTACATATGGGTGACATGTCCATTGCCCTACCTGAATCCGGTGCCATCACCGACGGCTCGTTCCTGCAAGCGGTGGCGCAGTCCCCGCAGTTCAGCCAATGGCAAGAAGACCCCGCCCGTCCGGTAACGCTAACGTCCACGTATGACCAAGCCATTGATGTCTCGGTGATTCCACCGGCTGCCGTGATCGGAACATCCGGAACAGACCAGGCCTGTGTTGCTACACCTGCAGGTAACCGCTGGGTCACCGTTGTGGGAAGCGAACTGGGGCAAACCTTTGTCCAAGGTGACCTACCGGCAACGGTCACGGTAGGCAACCCAGAAGGAGTGGCGTGCGAATAA
- the argB gene encoding acetylglutamate kinase, with product MTLETTALDSSQTDSVTDPVADLTPNEKAQVLLEALPWLQQFRGALVVVKYGGNAMIDEELKAAFAQDMVFLRQVGLRPVIVHGGGPQISTMLARLGIESEFKGGFRVTTPEAMDVVRMVLTGKVSRELVGLLNAHGPHAVGLSGEDGGLFQARRRTATVDGQAVDVGLVGDVVKVNPQAVSDLLDAGRIPVVSTVAPDIDDPTTVLNINADTAASALAVALGARKLIVLTDVEGLYTNWPDKSSLASQIGRSELAALLPSLESGMVPKMEACLRAVDGGISEAHVIDGRVAHSVLMEVFTSKGIGTMVVPDQVAAGTVEQGNKA from the coding sequence ATGACCCTTGAAACAACGGCTCTAGATTCGAGCCAGACCGATTCTGTGACTGACCCGGTCGCAGACCTGACCCCCAATGAGAAGGCCCAGGTTCTGCTTGAGGCTCTGCCGTGGCTCCAGCAATTCCGGGGCGCGCTCGTGGTGGTCAAGTATGGCGGCAACGCCATGATCGACGAAGAGCTTAAAGCAGCATTCGCCCAGGACATGGTGTTCCTACGCCAGGTGGGCCTGCGCCCCGTCATTGTGCACGGTGGCGGCCCCCAGATCTCCACCATGCTGGCCCGCCTTGGCATCGAAAGCGAATTCAAGGGCGGCTTCAGGGTCACCACGCCCGAGGCAATGGACGTGGTCCGTATGGTCCTGACCGGCAAGGTCTCCCGCGAGCTCGTTGGCCTACTCAACGCGCACGGCCCACACGCGGTAGGCCTGTCCGGTGAAGACGGCGGACTGTTCCAAGCCCGGCGCCGCACCGCCACGGTAGACGGCCAAGCCGTTGACGTGGGCCTGGTAGGCGACGTGGTCAAAGTCAACCCACAAGCGGTCTCCGACCTTCTCGATGCCGGCCGGATTCCCGTTGTCTCAACCGTCGCCCCCGACATTGACGACCCAACGACCGTGCTGAACATCAACGCTGACACGGCCGCCTCGGCGCTCGCGGTTGCCCTTGGTGCGCGCAAGCTCATTGTGCTTACGGACGTTGAGGGCCTGTACACCAACTGGCCGGACAAGTCCTCGCTGGCCTCCCAAATTGGCCGTTCCGAACTGGCGGCCCTGCTGCCGAGCCTGGAATCCGGCATGGTGCCCAAGATGGAAGCCTGCCTGCGGGCCGTTGACGGCGGTATCTCTGAGGCACACGTCATTGATGGCCGGGTGGCGCACTCGGTGTTGATGGAAGTCTTTACATCCAAGGGAATTGGCACCATGGTCGTTCCAGACCAGGTTGCAGCAGGAACAGTTGAACAGGGGAACAAGGCATGA